DNA sequence from the Stenotrophomonas sp. 24(2023) genome:
TGGATGCAGGCAGGCCGTACGCCGCGGTACTGCATCCATTCCGTGCCTGCCCGCGTAGGCAGGTCATGCCCCCACAGGAACCTGCCATGCCGGCCCCACGGTTCTGCTGCCTGCTGCTGTTGCTGCCCCTGGCCTGCCCGGCCAGCCCGCTGCTGCGGGGAGAAGGCGTGGCCACCACCGCCGACGGCACGCCGCTCTACCGGGAAGTCCACTGGCAGCGCGGCGAAGCCGATGGCAGCCAACGCTGGGTGATCTACCAGTGCCCGGATGGCCGCCCGTTCGCCCGCAAGGTGCTGCCGGCGACCGCGCAGGTGCAGGCCCGGGGCTACGAACTGCGCGATGCGCGCAGCGGCCAGCACGCCAGGGTGGTCGCCGGGGCTGGCCAGGTCACGGTGGACTGGCGTGAACAGGCCGATGCCCCGCCGCGCACCGCAACGCTGGCACTGCCGGCGGATGCGGTGATCGACACCGGGTTCGATGCGGCCGTGCGCCAGCACTGGTCCACGCTGATGCAGGGCACGGCCGTTACGTTGCCGTTCCTGGTGCCTGGCCGGCAGCGCTTCTACCCGGTCCGGGTACAGCACACCGGCGCGGTGACGTGGAACGGACTGCCCGCACAGGCCATCCGCGTGCGGCTGGACACCTGGTTCGGTGCCGTGGCGCCGACGCTGTCCCTGGTCTATGCCGATGCCGACCGCCGCCTGCTGGAATTCCGTGGCACCAGCAACCTGCGCGATGCGCAGGGCCGCTACCCGCCGGTGATCGTGCGCTTTGCACGCAACGCCGGTGAGCGCGACAGCGCCCAATGGCAGCAGGAACTGCAGCAACCCCTGGTCAGCCGCTGCACGCTGCCGTGAATACGCTTCACGCCGTGTGGCCGGCGTCGCCCGCATTGTGCAGGTCGCTGCATCCAATCGTGCGTACCGCGCGTAGACATGGGTGAGCGCCCTCTTTTCCGAGCCCCGACATGCCTTCAGCCGCGCCACGCACCGACCGACGCTCCGGCCTGCTGCCCACCGTGCGGCGCTGGTTCGATACGCAGGCCGCCGTGCAGCCCGCCCCACCGGAAGGTGCCGGTGCAGCGCGCATCGACTGGCTGCGGGCGGTGCCGTTCGCGCTGCTGCACCTGGCCTGCCTGGGCGTGATCTGGGTCGGCGTGTCCTGGACGGCGGTGATCGTGGCCGTGGCCCTCTATGCGGTACGCATGTTCGCCATCACCGCGTTCTACCACCGCTATTTCTCGCACCGCACCTTCCAGGCCTCGCGGCCGGTGCAGTTCATCTTCGCCGTCATCGGCGCCGCCAGCGTGCAGCGCGGGCCGCTGTGGTGGGCCGCACACCACCGCCATCACCACCGCCATGCCGACCAGCCGCAGGACCCGCACTCGCCGCGCGAACAGGGGTTCTGGCGCAGCCACATGGGCTGGTTCCTCACCCGCGAGGCCTTCGCCACCGATTTCTCACGCATTCCGGACCTGGCGCGCTTCCCGGAACTGCGCTGGCTGGACCGCTTCGATACCGTGGTGCCGGTGGTGCTGGCCGCGGGCCTGTACGGCTTGGGGGCGGTGCTTGAACGGACCGCGCCGGGCCTGCACACCAGTGGCGCGCAGCTGCTGGTCTGGGGCTTCTTCATCTCGACCGTGGTGCTGTTCCATGCCACGGTCACCATCAATTCGCTGGCCCATCGCTTCGGCAGTCGCCGTTACGAAACCCGCGATGACAGCCGCAACAACCTCTGGCTGGCCCTGCTGACCTTCGGCGAGGGCTGGCACAACAACCACCACTTCTTCCCCGGCACGGCGCGCCAGGGTTTCCGCTGGTGGGAAATCGACCTGACCTGGTATGGCCTGCGGGTGCTGGCGGCGCTGCGCGTGGTGCATGGACTCAAGCCGATCCCGGCGTGGGTGCTGGCCAAGGCGGAGCGCTGACATGCGCATCGCCGTCATCGGTTCGGGCATTGCCGGTCTGGCCAGCGCATGGTGGCTGGACGGCGAACACGAGGTCACCCTGTACGAAGCCAATGACTACCTGGGCGGGCATACCCATACCCATGCCGTGCAGGTGGACGGGCAGGCACTGGCGGTGGATACCGGCTTCATCGTGTTCAATCCGCTGCACTACCCGCTGCTGACCGCGCTGTTCGCGGAGCTGGGGGTGGCCTCGCAGCCGACCACGATGAGTTTCTCGGTGCACAGCGAGCGCAGTGGCCTGGAATACAACGCCACCTCGCTGGACGGCCTGTTCTGCCAGCGCCGCAACCTGGCCTCCCCGCGCTTCTGGGGCATGCTGGCGGATCTGCGCCGGTTCTATCGCGATGCGCCGGCGCTGCTGGCCGGCGGTGATGGCCCGACGCTGGGCGACTACCTGCAGGCCGGACGCTATGGCGACGCCTTCGTGCAGGAACACCTGCTGCCGATGGCATCGGCGCTGTGGTCTTCGCCGACGGCCCAGGTGATGGCCTTCCCGGCACGCTACCTGGTGCAGTTCATGGCCAACCACCAGATGCTGCAGGTGGCCGGGCGCGCACCGTGGCGCGTGGTGCAGGGAGGATCGGCGCGCTATGTCGATGCGCTGCGGGCCCGCTGGCGCGTGCACGAGCGCCTGGAGTGCCCGGTGCATGCCGTGGAGCGGCTGCCGTGGGGCGCGCTGGTGCACAGTGCCGCCGGCACCGAAGGCTACGACCAGGTGATCCTGGCCTGCCACAGCGACCAGGCGCTGGACCTGCTGCACGATGCCGACGCCCGCGAGCGCGCGGTACTCGGCGCGATCCGCTACCAGCCCAACGAGGCGGTGCTGCACACCGATGCGCGGCTGCTGCCGCGCAACCGCAAGGCATGGGCGGCCTGGAACGCCCATGTGCCCCGCGATCCCGCCGCACCCTGTACGGTCAGCTACTGCATGAACCTGCTGCAGGGCCTGCCCACCCGCACACCGCTGGTGGTCACCCTCAACCGCAGCGAGGCGATTGATCCGGCCTGCGTGCTGCGCCGCCTGCGCTATGCCCATCCCGTGCACGATCACGCCGCGGTACGCGCCCAGCAACGCTGGCACGACATCCAGGGCCGCCGCCACACCTGGTTTGCCGGCGCTTACTGGGGCTGGGGCTTCCACGAAGACGGCATCCGCAGTGCACGCCGCGTGGTCGATGCTCTGCAGGCCCAGGCGCAGGGCGATGGCCTCCCGCTGCACGAGGCGGTGACCGCATGAGCGCCAGCGCCCTCTATACCGGCCACGTCGAGCACCGGCGCCATCTGCCGCACGCGCATGCCTTCGGCTACCGGGTGGCGCAGC
Encoded proteins:
- a CDS encoding acyl-CoA desaturase yields the protein MPSAAPRTDRRSGLLPTVRRWFDTQAAVQPAPPEGAGAARIDWLRAVPFALLHLACLGVIWVGVSWTAVIVAVALYAVRMFAITAFYHRYFSHRTFQASRPVQFIFAVIGAASVQRGPLWWAAHHRHHHRHADQPQDPHSPREQGFWRSHMGWFLTREAFATDFSRIPDLARFPELRWLDRFDTVVPVVLAAGLYGLGAVLERTAPGLHTSGAQLLVWGFFISTVVLFHATVTINSLAHRFGSRRYETRDDSRNNLWLALLTFGEGWHNNHHFFPGTARQGFRWWEIDLTWYGLRVLAALRVVHGLKPIPAWVLAKAER
- a CDS encoding FAD-dependent oxidoreductase, whose product is MRIAVIGSGIAGLASAWWLDGEHEVTLYEANDYLGGHTHTHAVQVDGQALAVDTGFIVFNPLHYPLLTALFAELGVASQPTTMSFSVHSERSGLEYNATSLDGLFCQRRNLASPRFWGMLADLRRFYRDAPALLAGGDGPTLGDYLQAGRYGDAFVQEHLLPMASALWSSPTAQVMAFPARYLVQFMANHQMLQVAGRAPWRVVQGGSARYVDALRARWRVHERLECPVHAVERLPWGALVHSAAGTEGYDQVILACHSDQALDLLHDADARERAVLGAIRYQPNEAVLHTDARLLPRNRKAWAAWNAHVPRDPAAPCTVSYCMNLLQGLPTRTPLVVTLNRSEAIDPACVLRRLRYAHPVHDHAAVRAQQRWHDIQGRRHTWFAGAYWGWGFHEDGIRSARRVVDALQAQAQGDGLPLHEAVTA